TGGGCGGCCTCGCCGCCCTGGCCCGCGAAGCCGGCCACAAGGTCACCGGTTGCGATGCCGGCGTGTACCCGCCCATGAGCGACCAGCTGCGGGCCCTGGGTATAGACCTGATCGAAGGCTGGAGCCCGGACCAGCTGGCCCTGAAGCCCGACGTCTGGGTCGTGGGCAACGTGGTTTCGCGCGCGCGGCAGGCCGACGGGGCCCCGCGCTATCCGCTGATGGAGGCGATCCTCGAATCCGGCCAGCGCTACACCAGCGGGCCGCAGTGGCTGTCCGAGCACGTGCTGCAGGGCCGGCATGTGCTGGCGGTGGCCGGCACCCACGGCAAGACCACCACCAGCTCGATGCTCGCCTGGATCCTGGAGAGCGCCGGCCTGGCGCCGGGTTTCCTGATCGGCGGCGTGCCGGGCAATTTCGGCATTTCGGCACGCCTTGGCAAAGGCAAGCACTTCGTGATCGAAGCCGACGAATACGACACCGCCTTCTTCGACAAGCGCAGCAAGTTCGTGCACTACCGCCCGCGCACCGCGGTGCTGAACAACCTCGAGTTCGACCACGCCGACATCTTCGACGATCTCGCCGACATCGAGCGCCAGTTCCACCACCTGTTGCGCACCGTGCCGGCCAGCGGCCGCGTCGTGGTCAATGGCCTGGAGGAGAGCCTGGCGCGGGTGCTGCACGCGGGCTGCTGGAGCGAGGTGCGCAGCTTCGGCACGGCCGCCAGCGACTTCACCGCCGTCGGCGAGCCTGATCGATTCGACGTGCTGCTGCAAGGCGCCAAGGTCGGGCGCGTGGCTTGGGACATGACCGGGGTCCACAGCCAGCTCAATGCGCTGGCCGCGATCGCCGCCGCCGAGCATGTTGGGGTCGCGCCCGAAGCTGCTGCCCGCATCCTCGCGAACTTCCACAGCGTCAAGCGGCGCATGGAGGTGCGCGGCCAGGCCGGCGGCGTCACCGTGTACGACGACTTCGCGCACCACCCCACCGCCATCCGCACCACCGTCGACGGCCTGCGGCGCAAGGTGGGCGCGGCTCGCATCCTGGCGGTGTTCGAGCCGCGCAGCAACACCATGAAGCTGGGCGCGATGAAGTCGCAGCTGCCCTGGAGCCTGGAACAGGCGGACCTGGCCTTCTGCCACTCGGGCGGACTGGACTGGGACGCTGCCGAAGCGCTGTCGCCCATGGGCCCGCGGGCCCAGGTGCTGCGCACCATCGACGAGATCGTCGAGACGGTGGCTGCCGCGGCGCGGCCGGGCGACCATGTGCTGTGCATGAGCAACGGCGGCTTCGGCGACGTGCACGCCAAGCTGCTGCGCCGCCTGGGCGCCCGCTAGCCAAACCAGCCCGCCCGCCTGCCCCGGCCGCTACCCCGCCTGCGGGCGGCGCGCCAGGACGGGCACCGTGTCTGCGCCCAGCTCCAGCATCACCGGGGTGGTGAGGCCGGCATCCTGCCGCTGGTGCGGGACCACCCGCAGCACCGGGTCATCCGCCGCGAGCCGGCCTATGCTGTCCGGATTGCGTTGCGCGGTCGTGATCGCATTGGCGAAGTAAAGACAGGCCAGGTCGCGCTCCAGGCGCTGCCGCGGCCAGGCCGTCCGCACCTCCAGTTCGTCCAGCGTCAAGCCGCCCGTGGCCAGCTCGTTCAGGATCTGAAGCTGCGAGTCGCGAAGCATGCGCAAGGGCACCCGCGGCACCCGCCGGTAGTGGATGGTGCGATGGCGGTACCGCGAAGGCAGCAGGTTGCGCTCGCTGTGCCGCGCATACATCCACGCCAGTTCGGCCGGCGTCGTGGGCGCGAAGCTTTCGGGCAGGTCGTGCGCGCCGGTGGGGCGCCGGCTCCAGCGCGCCTCCCACAAGGCCACCGGATGCGCCCGAGGCATGAACGCCGCCCTGCGCTGCTCGAAGTCGATCACCGCCAGCAGGCGGTTTTCGTGACTGACGTGGTACACGCCGCCATCGAACTGCTCGCCGGCCTCGACGATGCGCGCCCCCAGCACGAACTGAGCGCGCGCCTGCCGGAGCCAGGCGTCGAACTGCAGCAGGGTCTGCTCGATGCTGAGCGGCGATCGCGGGTCGAACTGGCGGTGCGACCCGGGTTCGGCCAGCGCCAGCGGCGTGGCGAAAGCCACCGGGCGGTCGACCGCTGCCAGGTCCAGGCGCAGCGCCTTTTCGTTGGGCAGTCCCGGTGCGATCCGCAGCATGCCGTCCGGCATCAGCCGCACGCGCGCGCCGTTGATCCACCAGGCATCGGCCTCCGCGAAGGCGCCAAAGCGCCAGCGGGGCCTGCCGGCACGCGAGGCGAGCCTGGACTCAAGCTCTTTTTTTTCTCCCGGAGCGAAGCCCGACAGCCCGAGCCCGAACACCGGCTGTTCGTGGTGGGACACGCTCCCGTGTTGCAACGGATTCAACTTCTGCACCCCCCTCTGACTGACGGTTGAGACGCACTTGGCAAACTGCCATGGCGCGCCAGCCGCGTCAATGACGGCGCTCAAGATCGCCGGACGAGGGGCTCCGGGACGCGAATCAGCGGGAGCGCCGCGCCTTCACCGCCTGCGACAGCGTGTCCAGCACCTGCATCGAGCTGTCCCAGCCGATGCAGGCGTCGGTGATGCTCTTGCCGTATTCCAGCCGGCGGGGGTCGTCCTTGCCCGGCGTGAACTTCTGGGCGCCGGCATGCAGGTGGCTTTCCACCATCACGCCGAACACGCTGCGCGAACCGCCGGCGATCTGCTGCGCAATGTCGCCGGCCACGTCCACCTGCCTTTCGTGCTGCTTGCTGCTGTTGGCATGGCTGCAGTCGACCATGAGCACCGGCGGCAGCTTGGCGGCCTCGAGGTCGCGGCAGGCGGTGCCCACGCTGGCGGCGTCGTAGTTGGGGGCCTTGCCGCCGCGCAGGATCACGTGGCAGTCGCGGTTGCCGTTGGTCTGCACGATCGCGACCTGCCCGTTCTTGTGCACCGACAGGAAGTGATGCCCGCGCGCGGCCGCCTGGATGGCGTCGGTGGCGATGCGGATGTTGCCGTCGGTGCCGTTCTTGAAGCCGATCGGCGCCGACAGGCCCGAGGCCAGCTCGCGGTGCACCTGGCTCTCGGTGGTGCGCGCGCCGATCGCGCCCCAGGCGATCAGGTCGCCGATGTATTGTGGCGAGATCACGTCGAGGAACTCGCTGCCGGCCGGCAGGCCGATGCGGTTGATCTCAATCAGCAGCTGGCGCGCGATGCGCAGGCCCTCGTCGATGCGGAAGCTCTCGTCGAGGTAGGGGTCGTTGATCAGGCCCTTCCAGCCGACCGTGGTGCGCGGCTTCTCGAAATAGACGCGCATCACGACTTCCAGCGTGCCGTGGTAGCGGTCGCGCGCTTCCTTGAGGCGGCGCGCGTAGTCCAGCGCCGCCGCCGGGTCGTGGATCGAGCACGGGCCGATCACCACCAGCAGCCGGTCGTCCTTGCCGGCCATGATGTTGTGGATCGCGCGGCGCGTGCCGCTGATGAGGGATTCGACCGCCGTGCCCCGGATGGGGAAGAAGCGGATCAGGTGTTCAGGCGGAGGCAGCACGGTGATGTCCTTGATGCGCTGGTCGTCGGTTTCGCTGGTCTTGTCGACGGGGTGCGCATACCAGGCATCGCTGGCGAGGGCGGGCTTCGGATTCATGTCGTCTGTCTCTCCTGGAAGCAAGGGGTGGGGCAAAAAAAAAACCGCCGGGGGTTCCGGCGGTTCTTTGGGAGTTCTTTCGCGTTTTCTTCAGGTACGCTCAGCTCTCTCGACCGCCGGGGCGTGAGATCCAAAAGTAGCCAAAAAAATACGCGCGCAGTGCATGCATGAGGCGCAATGTAGCACAGTCGGCGGCCATCGCGATGACGGGGCCGTCAGCGGCCCGGTTTCCACCACTGGACGGCACGGTCCAACATCGGCTCGGTGGGCGCGTCCAGCTTGGATTCGACCGGCTCGCCGGACAAGAGCCACTGGTCGTACATGTCGATCAGCAGCATGCCCTCACCCAGGGTTCGCCACGCGACCAGCTCGAAATCCTCGGCGCAGATCGGCAGGTCCCGGCTGCGGGGACCGCCATCGAGCAGCCACTGCCCGATCAGGACCCGGAAGTTGTTCAGCGACTGCAGGTACACGGCGTATTCGTAGAGGCCGCGCCAGGTCATTCCCAGGTTGACCACCAGGTTGCGATGGCCACGCAACACGGTGAGCAGGTCCACCAGCTGGGGCGCGATCCTGTCGCGCTCGCGGGTGATGCGAAAGGCCGCGATGATCGCCTCGACGCGCACCGCGAGCTGTCCCATGCTTTCGGAGAACTGGCGGCTTTCCTCGTCGGCGACGGCGCTGCGCAGGAAGTTGCTGAGGTCGCCGAAGCTGTGGATGCTGGGCAGGTTGGTGGTGGGATCGATCCGAATCCGGGAGTTCGCCACCTGCCTGATCCCCGCAACCGTCAGGCCGTGCCGCCGACGGTCAGGCCGTCGATGCGCAGGGTTGGCTGGCCCACGCCCACCGGCACGCTCTGGCCCTCCTTGCCGCAGGTGCCCACGCCGCTGTCGAGCCGCATGTCGTTGCCGATCATGGTCACGCGCGTCAGCGCGTCGGGACCGTTGCCGACAATGGTGGCGCCCTTGACGGGGTACTGGATCTTGCCGTTCTCGACCCAGAAGGCCTCGCTGGCCGAGAACACGAACTTGCCGGAGGTGATGTCGACCTGGCCGCCGCCGAAGTTGGTGGCGTACAGGCCCTTCTTCATGCTGGCGACGATCTCGTCGGGCGACTTGTCGCCACCCAGCATGTAGGTGTTGGTCATGCGCGGCATGGGAATGTGCGCATAGCTCTCGCGCCGGCCATTGCCGGTGGGTGCCACGCCCATCAGCCGGGCATTGAGCGCGTCCTGCATGTAGCAGCGCAGGATGCCGTCCTCGATCAGCACCGTGCGCTGGGTCGCGTTGCCTTCGTCGTCCACGTTGAGCGAGCCGCGGCGGTCCGCGATCGTGCCGTCGTCCAGCACCGTGACGCCCTTGGCTGCCACCCGCTTGCCCACGCGACCGGAAAAGGCGCTGGAGCCCTTGCGGTTGAAGTCGCCCTCGAGGCCGTGGCCGATCGCCTCGTGCAGCAGCACGCCGGGCCAGCCCGGCCCGAGCACCACCGTCATCTCGCCGGCGGGCGCCGGACGCGACTCGAGGTTGGTCAGCGCCGCGTTGACGGCGTCGTTCACGTACTCCTGGATGCGCTCCTCGTCGAACCAGGCCAGCCCGAAGCGGCCGCCGCCACCGCCGCTGCCCATCTCGCGCCGGCCGTTCTGCTCGGCGATCACGGTGACCGACAGGCGCACCAGCGGGCGGATGTCGGCCGCCAGCGTGCCGTCGGCACGCGCCACCATCACCACGTCGTACTCGCTGGCCAGCCCCGCCATGACCTGGACGATACGCGGGTCCTTGGCGCGTGCCATCCGCTCCGCGTGTTCCAGCAGCCGGACCTTGGCCGTGCTGTCCAGCGTGGCGATGGGATCGATCGCCTGGTAGAGCGATCGGCCGCCGGCGATCTTC
Above is a window of Ramlibacter tataouinensis DNA encoding:
- a CDS encoding 3-deoxy-7-phosphoheptulonate synthase gives rise to the protein MNPKPALASDAWYAHPVDKTSETDDQRIKDITVLPPPEHLIRFFPIRGTAVESLISGTRRAIHNIMAGKDDRLLVVIGPCSIHDPAAALDYARRLKEARDRYHGTLEVVMRVYFEKPRTTVGWKGLINDPYLDESFRIDEGLRIARQLLIEINRIGLPAGSEFLDVISPQYIGDLIAWGAIGARTTESQVHRELASGLSAPIGFKNGTDGNIRIATDAIQAAARGHHFLSVHKNGQVAIVQTNGNRDCHVILRGGKAPNYDAASVGTACRDLEAAKLPPVLMVDCSHANSSKQHERQVDVAGDIAQQIAGGSRSVFGVMVESHLHAGAQKFTPGKDDPRRLEYGKSITDACIGWDSSMQVLDTLSQAVKARRSR
- the tldD gene encoding metalloprotease TldD gives rise to the protein MISREPTLERLATAERLLLEPFGLNQTHLSRALAEIATHKVDDADLYFQYTRSEGWSLEEGIVKTGSFSIDQGVGVRAVSGEKTAFAYSDDISEASLLDAARTVRSIAAADGQGRARVGEKKIAGGRSLYQAIDPIATLDSTAKVRLLEHAERMARAKDPRIVQVMAGLASEYDVVMVARADGTLAADIRPLVRLSVTVIAEQNGRREMGSGGGGGRFGLAWFDEERIQEYVNDAVNAALTNLESRPAPAGEMTVVLGPGWPGVLLHEAIGHGLEGDFNRKGSSAFSGRVGKRVAAKGVTVLDDGTIADRRGSLNVDDEGNATQRTVLIEDGILRCYMQDALNARLMGVAPTGNGRRESYAHIPMPRMTNTYMLGGDKSPDEIVASMKKGLYATNFGGGQVDITSGKFVFSASEAFWVENGKIQYPVKGATIVGNGPDALTRVTMIGNDMRLDSGVGTCGKEGQSVPVGVGQPTLRIDGLTVGGTA
- the mpl gene encoding UDP-N-acetylmuramate:L-alanyl-gamma-D-glutamyl-meso-diaminopimelate ligase encodes the protein MHIHILGICGTFMGGLAALAREAGHKVTGCDAGVYPPMSDQLRALGIDLIEGWSPDQLALKPDVWVVGNVVSRARQADGAPRYPLMEAILESGQRYTSGPQWLSEHVLQGRHVLAVAGTHGKTTTSSMLAWILESAGLAPGFLIGGVPGNFGISARLGKGKHFVIEADEYDTAFFDKRSKFVHYRPRTAVLNNLEFDHADIFDDLADIERQFHHLLRTVPASGRVVVNGLEESLARVLHAGCWSEVRSFGTAASDFTAVGEPDRFDVLLQGAKVGRVAWDMTGVHSQLNALAAIAAAEHVGVAPEAAARILANFHSVKRRMEVRGQAGGVTVYDDFAHHPTAIRTTVDGLRRKVGAARILAVFEPRSNTMKLGAMKSQLPWSLEQADLAFCHSGGLDWDAAEALSPMGPRAQVLRTIDEIVETVAAAARPGDHVLCMSNGGFGDVHAKLLRRLGAR